One part of the Vicia villosa cultivar HV-30 ecotype Madison, WI linkage group LG6, Vvil1.0, whole genome shotgun sequence genome encodes these proteins:
- the LOC131613502 gene encoding uncharacterized mitochondrial protein AtMg00810-like: MKLSKDEKGVGVDQHLYRSMIGSLLYLTVSRPDIAFAVGVCARYQAEPKVSHLNQAGSADDRKSTSGGCFFLGNNLISWFSKKQNCVSLSMAEAEYIAVGSSCSQLVWMK; the protein is encoded by the exons ATGAAGTTATCTAAGGATGAGAAAGGAGTAGGTGTAGATCAACATCTATACAGAAGTATGATAGGCAGCCTGCTGTATCTCACAGTTAGCAGGCCTGACATTGCCTTTGCTGTAGGAGTGTGTGCAAGGTATCAAGCTGAACCCAAAGTCAGCCATCTCAATCAA GCAGGGAGTGCTGATGATAGGAAGAGCACCTCTGGTGGATGTTTCTTTCTAGGAAATAACCTCATTTCCTGGTTCAGCAAAAAGCAAAATTGTGTATCTCTATCGATGGCTGAGGCAGAGTACATTGCTGTCGGAAGCAGCTGCTCCCAGCTTGTATGGATGAAGTAG